The following are encoded in a window of Castanea sativa cultivar Marrone di Chiusa Pesio chromosome 5, ASM4071231v1 genomic DNA:
- the LOC142636356 gene encoding agglutinin-like isoform X2, with the protein MEEFLTVGLWGGEGGDRWSFVVNNGGIIGMEIVHANGIASITFKCGDEYGVLQHSRKFGGTGEGWKTDKISLNWPEEYLTSISGTVADLWQHIIIRSLSFKTNKGTEYGPYGVVTGQPFSYSTEGGVIVGFHGRSGTLLDAIGAYVKIPQKKDNTLKMALPVPRGPGPWGGHGGMEWDDGVFPAIRELHLYVGGSVIHAIRVSYQSKDGESVLSPKHGGEGGEPIDPIKLEVSKEFLIRIAGFYGPVEGSGSFKALRSITFYTNKAKYGPYGDEIGQAFTSSVAPGRVVGFHGRSGAYLDAIGVHMEYF; encoded by the exons ATGGAGGAGTTCTTGACGGTTGGGCTGTGGGGAGGTGAAGGTGGAGACCGGTGGAGCTTCGTGGTAAATAATGGTGGGATCATTGGGATGGAAATCGTTCATGCAAATGGCATCGCATCAATTACATTCAAATGTGGAGATGAGTATGGTGTACTCCAGCATTCTAGGAAGTTTGGTGGTACTGGTGAAGGCTGGAAAACTGACAAG atATCGCTCAACTGGCCTGAAGAGTACCTGACATCCATTAGCGGTACAGTTGCTGACTTGTGGCAGCATATTATAATTCGTTCTCTaagttttaaaacaaataagggTACTGAGTATGGACCCTATGGAGTTGTGACCGGTCAACCATTTTCCTACAGTACGGAGGGTGGCGTAATTGTTGGATTCCATGGCCGTTCGGGTACTTTGCTTGATGCCATTGGGGCCTATGTGAAAATACCGCAGAAAAAG GACAATACTTTGAAAATGGCTTTACCAGTTCCTCGAGGACCTGGGCCTTGGGGTGGGCATGGCGGGATGGAATGGGATGATGGAGTTTTTCCGGCAATCCGTGAATTGCATTTGTACGTTGGAGGTTCAGTGATTCATGCAATTCGTGTGTCGTATCAAAGCAAAGACGGAGAGTCTGTTTTGTCACCGAAGCATGGTGGAGAAGGCGGTGAGCCAATTGATCcg ATAAAACTGGAAGTATCAAAGGAATTCTTGATTCGCATTGCGGGATTTTATGGGCCTGTTGAAGGGAGTGGTAGCTTCAAAGCTTTGCGGTCCATTACATTCTACACAAACAAAGCCAAATATGGACCCTATGGTGATGAGATTGGTCAAGCTTTCACATCAAGTGTTGCCCCAGGAAGGGTTGTTGGTTTCCATGGAAGAAGTGGTGCCTATTTAGATGCCATAGGGGTGCATATGGAATACTTTTGA
- the LOC142636356 gene encoding agglutinin-like isoform X1 encodes MEEFLTVGLWGGEGGDRWSFVVNNGGIIGMEIVHANGIASITFKCGDEYGVLQHSRKFGGTGEGWKTDKISLNWPEEYLTSISGTVADLWQHIIIRSLSFKTNKGTEYGPYGVVTGQPFSYSTEGGVIVGFHGRSGTLLDAIGAYVKIPQKKQDNTLKMALPVPRGPGPWGGHGGMEWDDGVFPAIRELHLYVGGSVIHAIRVSYQSKDGESVLSPKHGGEGGEPIDPIKLEVSKEFLIRIAGFYGPVEGSGSFKALRSITFYTNKAKYGPYGDEIGQAFTSSVAPGRVVGFHGRSGAYLDAIGVHMEYF; translated from the exons ATGGAGGAGTTCTTGACGGTTGGGCTGTGGGGAGGTGAAGGTGGAGACCGGTGGAGCTTCGTGGTAAATAATGGTGGGATCATTGGGATGGAAATCGTTCATGCAAATGGCATCGCATCAATTACATTCAAATGTGGAGATGAGTATGGTGTACTCCAGCATTCTAGGAAGTTTGGTGGTACTGGTGAAGGCTGGAAAACTGACAAG atATCGCTCAACTGGCCTGAAGAGTACCTGACATCCATTAGCGGTACAGTTGCTGACTTGTGGCAGCATATTATAATTCGTTCTCTaagttttaaaacaaataagggTACTGAGTATGGACCCTATGGAGTTGTGACCGGTCAACCATTTTCCTACAGTACGGAGGGTGGCGTAATTGTTGGATTCCATGGCCGTTCGGGTACTTTGCTTGATGCCATTGGGGCCTATGTGAAAATACCGCAGAAAAAG CAGGACAATACTTTGAAAATGGCTTTACCAGTTCCTCGAGGACCTGGGCCTTGGGGTGGGCATGGCGGGATGGAATGGGATGATGGAGTTTTTCCGGCAATCCGTGAATTGCATTTGTACGTTGGAGGTTCAGTGATTCATGCAATTCGTGTGTCGTATCAAAGCAAAGACGGAGAGTCTGTTTTGTCACCGAAGCATGGTGGAGAAGGCGGTGAGCCAATTGATCcg ATAAAACTGGAAGTATCAAAGGAATTCTTGATTCGCATTGCGGGATTTTATGGGCCTGTTGAAGGGAGTGGTAGCTTCAAAGCTTTGCGGTCCATTACATTCTACACAAACAAAGCCAAATATGGACCCTATGGTGATGAGATTGGTCAAGCTTTCACATCAAGTGTTGCCCCAGGAAGGGTTGTTGGTTTCCATGGAAGAAGTGGTGCCTATTTAGATGCCATAGGGGTGCATATGGAATACTTTTGA